One Oryza glaberrima chromosome 11, OglaRS2, whole genome shotgun sequence genomic region harbors:
- the LOC127755152 gene encoding vegetative cell wall protein gp1-like → MATTHAPPPPQPPLPPAPAPLPLSHRRHRASSSSSCSLSTASSSSTASSPSPSPRGRTTNTSAAAATAATPTATSVVPFSWEHHPGIPKTSLHPSNSPPTPPLPLPPAPLRRAPAHPSSRHHHRRRHHHQRGGAIDAPHSDPFAAALAECTRERATTAIDDLFPAPPAPPPPPSSSRRWSLSAAAGGGGGVFGSLLDLYGCKSAMAVAEGAFVVRRPVAAARPSGPRRAAGQGRARAGR, encoded by the coding sequence ATGGCCACCACtcacgcgccaccgccgccgcaaccaccattgccgccggcgccggcgcctctGCCGCTctctcaccgccgccaccgtgcttcctcctcttcctcctgctccctctccaccgcctcctcctcctccaccgcctcctctccctccccgtcCCCTCGCGGCCGGACCACCaacaccagcgccgccgccgcgacagcCGCCACGCCGACGGCCACCTCCGTCGTCCCGTTCTCGTGGGAGCACCACCCCGGCATCCCCAAGACCTCCCTCCACCCGTCCAACtccccgcccacgccgccgcttcctctccccccggcgccgctccgccgcgcgccggcaCACCCGTCgtcccgccaccaccaccgacggcgccaccaccaccagcgcgGCGGTGCCATAGACGCGCCACACTCCGACCCtttcgccgccgcgctcgccgagtGCACCAGGGagcgcgccaccaccgccatcgaCGACCTCttccccgcgccgcccgcgccaccgccgccgccatcctcctcgcgccgctggtcactctccgccgccgccggcggcggcggcggcgtcttcgGCTCTCTCCTCGACCTGTACGGCTGCAAGAGCGCCATGGCCGTGGCGGAGGGCGCGTTCGTcgtgcggcggccggtggcggcggcgcgtccgTCTGGGCCCAGACGAGCTGCGGGCCAGGGCCGGGCCCGGGCCGGGCGGTGA